The following nucleotide sequence is from Burkholderia gladioli.
GCCGGCTGTTGTCGAGCTTCGCGGCGCGCCCCGGCGACCGGCTGTTGATGGCTGTCGACCTGCGCGGGCGCTTCGAGGATCCCTATCCGTTCTGGAACGCCTCGGTGGGCGCGCCGGGCGCGCGGCTGCGCGGCGATCTGGAACTGCTGCCGGCGCTGGCCGAGGACGGCCTGTGCGAGGCTGCCAAGGACATCAGCATGGCGGGCCTGCTGGGCACCGCGCTGATGCTGCTGGAGGCCTCGCAGGTCGGCGCGCGTATCGATCTGGACGCGGTGCCGCGTCCCGAGGGCGTCGATTTCGATCGCTGGCTCGGCGCCTTTCCCAGCTACGGCTTCCTGCTGTCGGTGCGCGAGGCGCGGGTGGCGCAGGTAGTCGAGCGCTTCGTCGCGCGCGGTCTGGCCTGCGCGCCGATCGGCGTGGTCGACGCGTCGCGCGAGCTGGTGCTTGCCGAAGGCAGCGAAACCGGGCGCCTGTGGGACCTGCGCGAGACGCCCTTCATCGGCGCCGCGCCGGGAGCGGCGCGATGAGCGCGGCGCGCCTGCGGATCGGGCTGTTCACGCATTCGGTGAATCCGCGCGGCGGCGTGGTTCATACGCTGGAACTGGCGCGCGCGCTCGGCGCGGCCGGGCACGAGGTCAGCGTGGTGGCGCCGGCCGGGCCGTGCGAGCGGATGTTCCGCCGCGACGGCGAAGGCGAGGCCTATCGCGTGGTGCTGGCGCACACGCGGGCGCAGGCTGCCGATACGGTGTCGATGGTGGCCACGCGGATCGCCGCGATCCGTGCCGCCTTCGATCGCCGCGAGCTGGCCGGCTTCGACGTGCTGCACGCGCAGGACAGCATCAGCGGCAACGCGCTGGCCGAATGGAAGGCCGAAGGCGCGATCCCGGGTTTCCTGCGCACCGTCCATCATCTCGATACCTTCGCCGATCCGCGCCTGGCCGCCTGGCAGCGGCGCGCCTGGCGCGATGCTGATCGCGTGCTGTGCGTGAGCGCGGCATGGACCGCGCGGATGCGCGACGAGCATGGCGTGGCGGTCTTGCAGGTGGCCAATGGCGTCGATGTCGAGCGCTTCGGCAGCGCCCGCGCGGCCGATATCGATGCGATACGCCGGCGCTTCGGACTGCGCGAGGCGGGGCCGATCGTGCTGGCGATCGGCGGCATCGAGGCGCGCAAGAACACGCGCGCCCTGCTCGAAGCCTTCGCGCTGCTGCGGCGCGCGCAACCGGGCATGCAACTGGTGATCGCCGGCGGCGCTAGCCTGCTCGACCACGATGCCTATACACGCGGCTTCGTCGCGCGCGCTGCCGAACTGGGTTTGAAGATCGGCGCCGGCGAGGCGGTGGTGGCGACGGGCACGCTCGACGACACGCAGGTCGTCGCGCTGCTGCATGCGGCCGACGTGGTGTCGATGGTCTCGCTGCGCGAGGGCTTCGGGCTGGTGGTGCTCGAGGCGCTGGCGGCGCGGCGGCCGGTGGTGGTGTCGCGCATCGCGCCCTTCACCGAGCATCTCGACGCGCGCACCGCCGTGTGGGCCGACCCTGGCGAGCCGGCCTCGATCGCCGCCGCGCTGCGCGACGCGCTCGACGGCCGGCGGCTGCCCGATTTCCGCGAGGCGGTGCCGGCGCTGCTGGCGCGCTTCGGCTGGGCCGCCAGCGCGGCCGCCCATCTGGCGATCTACCGGGACTGGCTGCGAGCGCGCGAGCGCGAGCCGGCCGTCGAACTCGCCGATCCTCCCCTCATCACCGCACCACAGGAAACCTGATCATGCCCGTCATGCACTTCCGGGTCCGCTGGCCCGATGCCACGGAAACGCGCTGTTATTCGCCGTCCACCGTCGTCGCCGACTACTTCACGCCCGGCAGCGAGTACCCGCTCGACGACTTCGTCGCGCGCTCGCGCGAATCGCTCGGGATCGCCTCGGAGCGGGTGCGCGCCAAGTTCGGCTTCGCCTGCTCGGCCGCGATGGACGAGCTCGCGCGCATCGAGGCGCTGGCCGAGCGCTTCGGCCAGCAGGCCGAGGCCAGCGTGACCGTGCTCGCGCTCGAATGAACCGGCCGCCCGTGCCCGGAACCCGGCCCGCCCATCTTCAGGAGCCCAAACATGTCGACTTCCGCGATTTCCGATAAATCCTCGTCCGCCCAGCCCGAGGCGATTCCGCATTACCCCGTGCTGGTCGTCGGCGGCGGTCAGGCGGGCTTGTCGATCAGCTACTACCTGAAGCAGGCCGGCATCGAGCACCTGGTGTTCGAGAAGGAAACCGTCACGCACGGCTGGCGGCGGCAGCGCTGGGACGCGTTCTGCCTGGTCACGCCGAACTGGCAGTGCCAATTGCCGGGCCATCCCTATCGCGGCGACGATCCGCACGGCTTCATGACCCGCGACGAGATCATCGACTACCTGGACGGCTTCGTCGCGATGGTCGACGCGCCGGTGCTGGAGCACACCGGCGTGCTGCGCGTGACGCGCGAGGAAGACGGCCGCTACCGGGTGCTCACCACGCGCGGCGCCTACACGGCCGACCAGGTGGTGGTGGCCTCGGGCGGCTATCACACGCCGATCGTGCCGCGCCTGGCCGAGCGCTTGCCGGCCTCGATCGCGCAGGTCCAGTCCTCGGCCTATCGCAACGCGGCGGCGCTGCCCGAGGGCGGGGTGCTGGTGGTCGGCTCGGGGCAGTCGGGCGCGCAGATCGCCGAGGACCTGCACCTGGCCGGGCGGCGCGTCACGCTCGCGGTGGGCGACGCGCCGCGCTGCGCGCGCTTCTATCGCGGCCGCGACGTGGTCGACTGGCTGGCCGACATGCACTACTACGAGATGCCGGTCGAGAAGCACCCGCTGCGCGAAGGCGTGCGCGACAACACCAATCACTACGTGACGGGGCGCGACGGCGGCCGGGATATCGACCTGCGCCGTTTCGCGGCCGAGGGCATGGAGCTGTATGGCCGCCTCGAGGACTACCGCGACGGCGCGCTGCGTTTCGCCACCAACCTGGGCGAGTGCCTGGATCGCGCCGACGAGACCTACAACGGCATCAACGCCAGCATCGACGCCTTCATCGCCAAGCAGGGCATCGCGGCGCCGCCGCCGACGCGCTACGAAGCGAGCTGGCGCCCGGCCGCCGAGCGCGCGGCGCTGCACCTGGCCGATAGCGGGATCGCCGCGATCGTCTGGTGTATCGGCTTCACGCCCGACTTCGGCTGGATCGACGTGCCGGTGTTCAACGGCCGCGGCTACCCGGCCCATCGGCGCGGCGTGACCGCGGCGCCGGGGCTCTACTTCGTCGGCCTGCCCTGGCTGCATACCTGGGGATCGGGACGCTTCTCGGGCATCGCGCGCGATGCGGAGTACCTGGTGGAGCGGATCGTCGGGATGACGGGCACGGCGGCCGACGCGGCGCGGGCGGCGGTCGAGGGCGTGACGGCCTGAGTTGGCGGCGCGGCGGGCGCGGCGGGCGAGGCGGGCGAGGCGGGCGAGGCGGGGCGGCGGACTGTAACGGAAGGAAATATTTTTCGGCGACGGGTTTCGCTTCGATCCGGTGTTCAATCCTCCAATCGCGCTCCCAGGGCCACCACCGATGCTCCGAACCTCCCCGTATCGTCTTCGTGCCGGCCTCGTCGTCGCTTTCGTGTCGGCCACGCTCGCCGCGCTGGCGCAGCCGCCCGGCGACGCGTCGGCGCGCCGGCAGGCCACCCGGCTCGATGCGCCGGTCAAGGCCGTCGCGCCGCAGCGGCTGCATATCGACACGGCCCAGGGCAGCGGCGAGCTGCCCGTGTATGCGAACCGCGATCTCGAGGCGCCCGCGCCCGACGTCACGCGCGTGCTGATCGTGCTGCACGGCACGCTCAGGAATGCCGACGTCTATGAGGCCACGGGGCAGCAGGTGATCGCGCAGGCGGGAGAGGCCGGCCAGCACGTGCTGGTGGTCGCGCCGCAGTTCCTGACGCGCGCGGATGCGCGGGCCTTCGACTTGCCGCCGCGGACGCTGGCCTGGTCCCAGCGCGGCTGGAAGGCCGGCGAGGCGGCGCGCCAGCCGGCGCCGCTCGGATCGATGGCGGTGCTCGACGCGTTGCTGGCGCGCTTCGCCGATCGCCGGCGCTATCCGGCGCTGGGCAGCGTGGTGGTGGCGGGGCATTCGGCCGGCGCGCAACTGCTGCAGCGCTACGCGGTGGTCGGCCATGGCGACGAGGCGCTCGCCAGGCTGGGCGTGGCGGTTCGCTACGTGGTGGCGAACCCGTCCAGCTACCTCTATTTCGACGGTCGGCGGCCGGCTGCCGCGTCGGCGCCGCCGGCGGATTGCGAAGGCGTGAACCGCTGGAAATACGGCTTCGACGGCGCGCCGCCCTATGTGACGGCGCAAGGCAAGGCCGATTTCGAGCGCCGCTACGTGGCGCGCGACGTGGTTTACCTGCTCGGCACGGCCGACACGGATCCCGCCACGCACTTCATCGATCGCTCCTGCGCGGCGATGACCCAGGGACCGAACCGGCTCGCGCGCGGGCTGGCTTATTTCGACTACCTGCGCGCGCGGCATCCTTCCGATTTCACGCAGACGCTGGTGGAGGTGCCCGGCGTCGGCCACGACAACCTGCGCATGTTCACCTCCGAATGCGGCACGGCGGTCCTGCTGGGGCAGCCGATTCCCGCTTCCTGCCCGGCGATGGGCGGGCAGGGTTGAAGCGCGATTGCCGGGACGGTCCTCCCGGCTTTCGTCAGGCGGATGGCGCCGTCGCGTCCGCCGCCGCGCCGTCTTCCCCCTCGCGCCGATAGGGCGCGTCCTGCCTGGCATCGCCCTGGTAGAAGGCCGGGAAGCGCGCCAACTGGCGCCGCGCGTCCTCGGGCGCGACGCCCTCGGCCAGCACCGCGCTGGAAAAACCGGTGCGCTGCATCAGCATCAACTGGTCGGCCAGCACCTCGCCGGTGGCGCGCAGGTCGCCGCGAAAGCCGAGCCGGCGCCGCAGCAGATAGGCCTGGCTGTAGGCGCGGCCATCGGTGAAGCTGGGGAAGTGCAGCTCCACGCGGCTCGCCTTGGCGATCGCCGTGGCCTGCTCGATCACGTCGGCATCGTTGGCCAGCGCCAGCACCTCGCCGTTCGCGTCGCCGCCCTGGGCCGCGTGTTCCGCTGCCGTCAGCAGCAGGAGTGGATCGGGTGCGTTCATGCGGCAGGTGCCTCCTCGACGATGCGCGCGGCCTCGGCCGCCGCCTTGAACGGTTCGAGGCCGACGCGGGCGACGGTCTCGACGAAGGTTTCGCGGCGGCCTTCATTGCCGGTGCCCGCCGCGCCTGGCAGGCGCAGCCCTAGATAGGCCGACAGCACCGCGTCGATCACGTCCGGCACCTCGCGCGCCGAGAACGACGGGCCGATCACCTTGCCGGCGCGCGCCTGGCCGCCGCGCGCGGAGCCATCGGCGCCGCCCAGCGTGAGCTGGTACCACTCGCGGCCGTCCTTGTCGACGCCGAGGATGCCGATATGGCCGCTGTGATGATGGCCGCAGGAGTTGATGCAGCCGCTGATATGCAGGTCGATCTCGCCGAGATCCTCCAGCTCGTCGAGATCCTGGTAGCGCTCGGCGATCGCGTCGGCGATCGGCAGCGAGCGCGCATTGGCCAGCGCGCAGAAATCGCCGCCGGGGCAGGCGATCATGTCGGTCAGCAGGTGCACGTTGGCGCTGGCCAGGCCCTCGGCGCGCGCCGCTTCCCACAGCGCCAGCAGGTCGTCGGCGTGCACCCAGGGCAGCACCACGTTCTGCGCGTGCGTCACGCGCGCCTCGCCGGCGGAGAAACGGTCGACCAGGCCGGCGACGCGCTCGAGCTGGTCGGCCGAGGCGTCGCCGGGCGCCTGCAGGGGGCGCTTGAAGGACAGCGTGACGATGCGCAGCGCCGGATCCCGATGCGCGGCGACGTTGCGCGCCAGCCAGCCGGCCAGCGCCGGCGTGCGCGCGGCCGCCTCGGCCAGCCGCTCGGCCGCGTCCGGATCGGCGGCGCGCCGCGCCAGCGAGGCGGGCGCGACGAACGAGGCCTGCACGCGCGCCAGCTCGGCCTCGGGAATCGTGTGCGGGCCGCCGTCGTGCTCGACGATCTGCCGGAACTCGGCTTCCACCTCGTCGATGAAGCGCTGCCCCTCGGCCTTCACCAGGATCTTGATGCGCGCCTTGTACTTGTTGTCGCGACGGCCGTATTGGTTGTACACGCGCACGATCGCCTCGATGTAGTTCATGATCTGCCGCCAGGGCAGGAATTCGCGCATCAGCGTGCCGATCAGCGGCGTGCGGCCCATGCCGCCGCCGGCCGTGACGCGAAAGCCCAGCTCGCCGCGCGCGTCGTGCACCAGCCGCAGCCCGACGTCGTGCCAGGCGGTGGCGGCGCGATCCTCGGCCGCGCCCGTGATGGCGATCTTGAACTTGCGCGGCAGGAAGGCGAACTCGGGATGCAGGGTGGTCCACTGCCGCATGATCTCGGCGAACGGGCGCGGATCGGCGATCTCGTCGGGCGCGACGCCGGCGCGCTCGTCGCAGGAGATGTTGCGGATGCAGTTGCCGCTGGTCTGGATGCCGTGCATGTCGACCGTGGCGAGCAGGTCCATCACGTCGGCGGCGCGCGCGAGCGGGATCCAGTTGAACTGCACGTTGGTGCGCGTGGTGAAGTGCGCATGGCGCGTCGGCAGGCGCGTGGTGCCGAGCGCGCGCTGCGCGTCGAGCGCTCGCCGGTAGACCTCGGGCTCGGGCACGTCGTAGTCGCGCGCGATGCGGGCCAGCACGCGCAGCTGGGCGCTCGACAGCTCGCCATAGGGCACGGCCACGCGCAGCATCGGCGCGTGGCGCTGCACGTACCAGCCGTTCTGCAGGCGCAGCGGGCGGAACGCTTCCTCGTCGAGCCGGCCGTCCTGCCAGCGTTCGAGCTGATCGCGGAATTGCGCGGCGCGGCTGCGCACGAAGGCGCGGTCGAATTCGGTGTATCGATACATGATGAGTGGGGGAGAGCGGGGCTGGCGCGCCCTGAAGCGCCGACCTTACGTGGCGCGCCGCGCCCGGACAAGCAGCAGATCGCGCGCGAAACGGCGCAGCAGTTGCGATCGCTGGCGGCGGTCCGAGCGCTCCCGAACTGCTGCGCTCGTTTTGGTTCCGGCTGCTGCTGTACGCGTGGCGCGGGGCACGCGATGATCCGTTCCAGAGCACGGCACCGTGTCGCCCCTTCGTCCGGTGCCGTGCCGGGATTACTGCGCGAGTGCCCGGGTCATCACCCCTAAACCCGCAGAGCTTGCGGCCGCATGCCTGTGGCGCGGCAGGCAACCGCTCCGACACCCGGGTGCCGGAGCCCTCATTGCCACGGACGATGGACACATCGCGCCGCTCGTGCCGCCCACGCATTGCATCGCATTCCTGAGCAGCCTCGGGGATGCGATGGCGCGACGAACATGTCCGTCTGCTGATATTTCGTGAGAGATGCCGGCCCATCCGCTCCTATAATGGTTTTCCCATTTCGAGCGCGAAACCTTCCGCCATGTCCCTCTTCCAGAACCGCAACTGGCTGCATCTGCAACGATTCGTCCTCGGCGCCGTCGCGGCCTTCACCCTCGCCCACGCGCAGGCGGCCGAGCCGCGCTGGCAGACGCTGCCTCCCACCCCGGCGCCGGTGGCGGGCGAGCAGCACGGCATCGCCGAGGTCAACGGCATCCGTCTCTACTACGCCACCATCGGCCATGGTTCGCCGGTGATCCTGGTGCATGGCGGCCTGTCGAATTCCGATTATTTCGGCTACCACGTCAAGTCGCTGATGAAGTACCACAAGGTGATCGTGCTCGACAGCCGCGGCCACGGCCGCAGCTCGCGCAACGAGCAGCCCTTCGGCTACGACCTGATGACGGACGACGTGGTCGCGCTGATGGACAAGCTCAAGCTGCCGCGCGCCGATATCGTGGGCTGGAGCGATGGCGCCATCATCGGCATCGACATGGCGATCCGCCATCCCGACCGGGTCGGCAAGGTGGTGGCCTTCGCGGCGAACACCAAGACCGACGGCGTGATGCCCGATGTCGAGAAGAACCCGACCTTCGCCGCCTTCATCAAGCGCGGCGGCGACGAATATCGCCGCCTGTCGCCCACGCCGAAGGAATACGACGCCTTCGTCGAGCAGATCAGCCACATGTGGGCCTCGCAGCCGAACTGGAGCGACGAGCAACTGAAGTCGATCAGGACGCCGGTGCTGGTGATGGACGGCGACCACGACGAGGCGATCAAGCGCGAGCACACCGAGTACATCGCCGCGACGATTCCCGGCGCGGGCCTGCAGATCCTGCCGAACACCAGCCACTTCGCGATGCTGCAGGACCCCGAGGCGTTCAACTTCGCGGTCGAGCACTTCCTCGGCGATCGCTGAGCCGGTCGCGAGCCGGTGCGCTCGATGGCCGGCCCGGGCTTCGGATCGGCCATCGATCCTGGCCGGCGCGATTGATCGCCGGGCCTGACCGGCCTAATGCACGACGGGCACGACGGCGGCGAGCGTCCAGCTCGCCGCCGTTTTCCTTTTCCCCTTCCCTGCCTGCCTTCGCCGCTCAGCGCTGCGTGGCCGCTGCCGCCGCCAGCCGCCGCATCGATTCGGCCGCCGTCACCCGCAGCCATTGCGCCAGCCGCCGCGCGCCGTCGGGCAGGTCCAGGTCGTCGCGCGTGCAGAGGTAGTAGTCGCGGCCGTCGTCGAGCGCGGTATCGAACAACTGCACCAGTTCGCCGCCGGCCAGTTCGGCCTCGATCAGCGGCGCGCGCATCAGCCCCGCGCCGAGCCCGGCGCGGATCGCGCTCAGCGTCAGTTGCCCGTCCTCGAACATCGGCCCCACCACCGGCGGCACGTTGCGCACGCCGGCATTGCGCAGCCAGTTGACCCAGGTGCTGCGGTCCTCGTCGTGCACCAGCGGCACCGTCGCCAGGTCGGCCGGCTTGCGCAAAGGCCCGAAGCGGCGTCGGAACGCCGGATGACAGACCGGTACCATCGCGCCGGGCAGCAGCTTCTCGCAGCGGTAGCTGGGCCAGTCGGCCGCGCCGGCGCCGAAGCGGATCGACAGGTCCGAGGCGTCGCTGCGATAGTTGCGGTGGTTCGCGTAGCGCACGTTGACGTCGACATCGGTGTTCTGGTCGAGGAAGCGATGCAGGCGCGGCACGAACCAGCCGATGCCGAACAGCGGGATCAGGCTGATGGTGATCTGCCGCAGCGAGGAGCGATCGCGCACGAAGCCGGTCGCGCTGCGCAGCACCGAGAACGCCGCGCTGATCGAGCGGTAGTAGTCGCGGCCCTCGTCGGTCAGCGCCAGCGTGCGGCCCTCGCGCACCGTGAGCGGCGTGAGGATGAAGGCGTCCAGCAGTTGCAGCTGGTGGCTGACCGCCGAGGGCGTGATGTCGAGCTCGGCCGCCGCCGCCGTGACCGAGCCCAGCCGCGCGAAGGCCTCGAAGGCGCGTACCGCGCGCAGCGGCGGAT
It contains:
- a CDS encoding sll0787 family AIR synthase-like protein produces the protein MSLAERIAGLRASRGFAHKTDIAGVVGALARALPNGAADLAQAVAVGDDCAAIADGDGYLLFAIEGLVADFVEAMPWFAGYSGVMVNLSDIYAMGGRPIAVVDALWSEGLDAARAVLDGMAAASTAYGVPIVGGHSNARAGSAQLAVAVLGRARRLLSSFAARPGDRLLMAVDLRGRFEDPYPFWNASVGAPGARLRGDLELLPALAEDGLCEAAKDISMAGLLGTALMLLEASQVGARIDLDAVPRPEGVDFDRWLGAFPSYGFLLSVREARVAQVVERFVARGLACAPIGVVDASRELVLAEGSETGRLWDLRETPFIGAAPGAAR
- a CDS encoding MSMEG_0570 family nitrogen starvation response protein, whose protein sequence is MPVMHFRVRWPDATETRCYSPSTVVADYFTPGSEYPLDDFVARSRESLGIASERVRAKFGFACSAAMDELARIEALAERFGQQAEASVTVLALE
- a CDS encoding LysR substrate-binding domain-containing protein, which encodes MKNIEQLPNDPPLRAVRAFEAFARLGSVTAAAAELDITPSAVSHQLQLLDAFILTPLTVREGRTLALTDEGRDYYRSISAAFSVLRSATGFVRDRSSLRQITISLIPLFGIGWFVPRLHRFLDQNTDVDVNVRYANHRNYRSDASDLSIRFGAGAADWPSYRCEKLLPGAMVPVCHPAFRRRFGPLRKPADLATVPLVHDEDRSTWVNWLRNAGVRNVPPVVGPMFEDGQLTLSAIRAGLGAGLMRAPLIEAELAGGELVQLFDTALDDGRDYYLCTRDDLDLPDGARRLAQWLRVTAAESMRRLAAAAATQR
- a CDS encoding MSMEG_0569 family flavin-dependent oxidoreductase, with the translated sequence MSTSAISDKSSSAQPEAIPHYPVLVVGGGQAGLSISYYLKQAGIEHLVFEKETVTHGWRRQRWDAFCLVTPNWQCQLPGHPYRGDDPHGFMTRDEIIDYLDGFVAMVDAPVLEHTGVLRVTREEDGRYRVLTTRGAYTADQVVVASGGYHTPIVPRLAERLPASIAQVQSSAYRNAAALPEGGVLVVGSGQSGAQIAEDLHLAGRRVTLAVGDAPRCARFYRGRDVVDWLADMHYYEMPVEKHPLREGVRDNTNHYVTGRDGGRDIDLRRFAAEGMELYGRLEDYRDGALRFATNLGECLDRADETYNGINASIDAFIAKQGIAAPPPTRYEASWRPAAERAALHLADSGIAAIVWCIGFTPDFGWIDVPVFNGRGYPAHRRGVTAAPGLYFVGLPWLHTWGSGRFSGIARDAEYLVERIVGMTGTAADAARAAVEGVTA
- a CDS encoding alpha/beta fold hydrolase, with translation MSLFQNRNWLHLQRFVLGAVAAFTLAHAQAAEPRWQTLPPTPAPVAGEQHGIAEVNGIRLYYATIGHGSPVILVHGGLSNSDYFGYHVKSLMKYHKVIVLDSRGHGRSSRNEQPFGYDLMTDDVVALMDKLKLPRADIVGWSDGAIIGIDMAIRHPDRVGKVVAFAANTKTDGVMPDVEKNPTFAAFIKRGGDEYRRLSPTPKEYDAFVEQISHMWASQPNWSDEQLKSIRTPVLVMDGDHDEAIKREHTEYIAATIPGAGLQILPNTSHFAMLQDPEAFNFAVEHFLGDR
- a CDS encoding DUF934 domain-containing protein, whose product is MNAPDPLLLLTAAEHAAQGGDANGEVLALANDADVIEQATAIAKASRVELHFPSFTDGRAYSQAYLLRRRLGFRGDLRATGEVLADQLMLMQRTGFSSAVLAEGVAPEDARRQLARFPAFYQGDARQDAPYRREGEDGAAADATAPSA
- a CDS encoding MSMEG_0565 family glycosyltransferase: MSAARLRIGLFTHSVNPRGGVVHTLELARALGAAGHEVSVVAPAGPCERMFRRDGEGEAYRVVLAHTRAQAADTVSMVATRIAAIRAAFDRRELAGFDVLHAQDSISGNALAEWKAEGAIPGFLRTVHHLDTFADPRLAAWQRRAWRDADRVLCVSAAWTARMRDEHGVAVLQVANGVDVERFGSARAADIDAIRRRFGLREAGPIVLAIGGIEARKNTRALLEAFALLRRAQPGMQLVIAGGASLLDHDAYTRGFVARAAELGLKIGAGEAVVATGTLDDTQVVALLHAADVVSMVSLREGFGLVVLEALAARRPVVVSRIAPFTEHLDARTAVWADPGEPASIAAALRDALDGRRLPDFREAVPALLARFGWAASAAAHLAIYRDWLRAREREPAVELADPPLITAPQET
- a CDS encoding nitrite/sulfite reductase, with protein sequence MYRYTEFDRAFVRSRAAQFRDQLERWQDGRLDEEAFRPLRLQNGWYVQRHAPMLRVAVPYGELSSAQLRVLARIARDYDVPEPEVYRRALDAQRALGTTRLPTRHAHFTTRTNVQFNWIPLARAADVMDLLATVDMHGIQTSGNCIRNISCDERAGVAPDEIADPRPFAEIMRQWTTLHPEFAFLPRKFKIAITGAAEDRAATAWHDVGLRLVHDARGELGFRVTAGGGMGRTPLIGTLMREFLPWRQIMNYIEAIVRVYNQYGRRDNKYKARIKILVKAEGQRFIDEVEAEFRQIVEHDGGPHTIPEAELARVQASFVAPASLARRAADPDAAERLAEAAARTPALAGWLARNVAAHRDPALRIVTLSFKRPLQAPGDASADQLERVAGLVDRFSAGEARVTHAQNVVLPWVHADDLLALWEAARAEGLASANVHLLTDMIACPGGDFCALANARSLPIADAIAERYQDLDELEDLGEIDLHISGCINSCGHHHSGHIGILGVDKDGREWYQLTLGGADGSARGGQARAGKVIGPSFSAREVPDVIDAVLSAYLGLRLPGAAGTGNEGRRETFVETVARVGLEPFKAAAEAARIVEEAPAA